Below is a window of Pocillopora verrucosa isolate sample1 chromosome 6, ASM3666991v2, whole genome shotgun sequence DNA.
ACTTATTTGACATATTGATACAATCATGTCTCAGTCATATACATGTACCACTAACCTTGGGTAATGGTTTTTCTAAAATGTTATCTCCTATGGTAGACATGGAAACTAAGGGGAAACAAAGTAAAAGCAACCATCAATTGTTCACATTGTGTACAGGATGAACCAAGGGTCAAGGGTTAAGAGTCAGTAActcttaatcctttcactcccacaatctcactggtaattctccttactgtctgcgatacaattcctatgatgctgatttggagaatttggtgttagatcaactaatattcccttaattgaaatatttctttattctcctctctTGTCtacttgatgttgtattgacattgtaaggaaaaattctgtcttggtcacctgcggaagttaaaaggttaactggAGGTAATGTTAGGGCACGGAGAAAGACAGAAATTAAATTCTAATGGTTACAGTACTAGACTCTGCATGGAAAAACTTTAAGATTGAGCCAGAGCCATTGTGCTGTTTTCCTGGGAAAGAACACATTACCTTTCTCCTCCCAGGAGAAAAAAATGGGTCATAGCAAAACTTCCAGGGAATCCTGAAAAATTCTGAGGGGTAACTTAAAATTGAACTGCAGCTTacaattgaaaaggaaaaaaaggtgaTTCCAGACACTGCAGAAACTATCCTATGTTCTAGAAGCCATGTGAGTCAGCTTCATATACAGACTTGACAAACTGATCACACTTGATTTAATTCAAAGATAAAACTTCCCAATAAATGtagatgaaacaaaaaaaggaaaaactcacCAATTTCAAAGGAAGTGTTTGGCCAAAGCTTCTTCAGTTCATCCACAATGACATTAGTTTGAATAAGAGCCAACtttataaaagtaaataaaaaaaactgcatgaaATAAAGTCTACGTTGGTTACCTTCTGATAAGTATCCACTAACATTTAAATTGGCAAGAGGTCACGATGGCCAGATATTGGCCTTGTTCTGttcaatcaaacaaaaacacgGCTAACAGTATATATAGTTCATTAAAATAATGCTATGAGGTACTCTTACAACCACTGAAAATAAGctatttcgttttcttttcatcacagCCCGCCACACCCTAACCGACCCCCTTCCCCAACACCAAAATCTGTTGCGAATACATCTTCAAATCGTACGTTGAAACCAATACACTTAATTAGACGTTGTAGTGCCATATTTTTACATCAatatctttgtttaatttttttttaggcgTAAAACTCACGAGATCGATCGAATCTTGTCccaatttaaacattttctagAACCGGAAAGAATTTTTAACTTCATAGTGTTTGACTTCAAGCATACAGAATCTCTGTACAAAGACAAACACATCGAGTTTATGGACTTAAGACGCCACAAATAAGAAATTTATCTCCTAAAAGAATTTATTGCCACAGTAATAACTTTTAAGCGTCTACCAACATACCTGACTCTTGCGTGAACCAACTTTTACGACTCGCGCTGCGTCCGCCATATTGACCGAGATTACTACACGTGCCGAAGGACTGGTGACTAATGATCTTCGTTTCAAAGCGAGGCCACTCTTCCACAGGgttcgccattttgaaatattgaGTTTTGCGTCGTAATCTACAAAATGGCGGTAGCTTTTCGCTTTACACGACAGCTTTCACAAACAGCAGGGTCACTTATGGCCTCTTGTAGAAGAAACCTGGGTATGGCATCTGTCTTAATGGCAAAAGCGGACAAGAGCGTTGATCCCATACAGAAACTGTTCGTGGAGAAGTTACAAGAGTACAAAAAGAAGAGCGCAGCCTCAGGGGACGAATTGGTCGACTTCACACCCGACAAGAAAGCTAAAATGGAGGTAGAGATGGATCAGATACGAAAGCGATTTGGCGGAGGAAATCTGGAGGAGTTTCCAAAGTTTGACTTTGATGAAGCCAGCGCATAAGACAGGAGACTGTACTTTGATTAACTTTTTATCGGTGATGGTACGATGAGTGTGTTGAACTGAAGGCAACAAGAAGATATTTGGATTGTGCCTCTTGTTCTGTGTGTTATTTGTAATGAAACGGGGCTCATTTAAATCACTGTAATTCTCTAGAATAAAATCACATCTCAAAAAGTGTTGATTTAACtgattattttgcatttttaataaGCACTACTAACCTATAGGAAAGATCTGAAGAGAAGTGTGCTTTCTAATTACTTCCCactgtaattttattttgtagattCTGTGTTTTAGTACATCTGTTTAGTAATGGATTGTagatgacataaaaaaattgataagaaCTgtaaagtggcacacgaggcacagccaAGTGTCTTGCTGATATTTTTAGCACGTTTTCTGcagacccatggcaacatggaatgcatttgttttatttgacaaaaaaaagcaaGTGTTGACATGATCTATGTGTCTATCCTCCAATAGGTCACAAGAAAGAACCAACTAAAACGCATGTTCATGTACAattcaaattatcatgtaaaTCTTATTAGATGTTTGGTATGCAGTATTGCTGTGTACTTATTAACAATTGGTTCTTACGTCAGcgtgtgttcatcgagatatgaagcacatgggaagtttggagagcatgaaagatgcgtaagagttgctcgaggcgtctCGAGGCAAGTCTAACTTGCATGTATGCAAGAATTAACCCTCTCTTGACTGTAAGAGGCACAATAATAATTTACCATAGCAAAGGCCAAGTTTGAATTGACCGGAAAAGCCTGCAAAACACAGAAGATAAATATTGTTAAGTCCCCAAAAAGGCTCTTTAAATGTTGGGATTACTGTTTTGAGCTAGAATGGTTGGATCAAAAGGCCCGTTGTGGAACTCTCCAGATACTCCAGTGAAACATTAGTTGGCTAGTATAGTCTTGATGGCTAGTAAAGCAATAGTCAATATCTTCTTGGGCAGAAACATATTTTGTACCTGTATCAGAATCATGTAAGCCTGAGCCACtgtattaccattattattagtTGGAGGGCACTGggaaagtaaaaactgaaaagaatgACTACAAACAGTCTGAACAATTGTGAAAGTGGGCTGAAATACATTTAAGCCCACCAAATTTGCTCCCTTTGAGCCCACAAAATGTGCCACAATGCCTGACAGTGAAAAGATTTTGTAACGTTTACAGTATCTTTCTTCAGTTTACAACCCAAGGAGACAAAAATTCAAGAGTTGAAAGACTAGGaaagaaaatgtttccttgtttcaCATTTATTTAACTCAGTGAAGAAGTCTAGAGAGTTCTGAGGAGGATAAAATTTACTTAACATTCAAGTTGTCATGATTAATTTAATGCACCAAAAATGTATTCACAAACCAGTTGGATAGTcatgaaaaaactaaaaaaaactgacaaacaaaaacaaaatggagtgGTAGAGGTTATTTAATAGAAATAAGCAATGTCCAGTTTCCACatgagaaacaagaaaataagtATCTTAAGGACACTAGAATATTACACCTGTAACTGGCCTAATTAAAGAAGCTGAATTCACAGTTGTGATAACTCCTGATATTAAATGCATTTGGTGTTATGCTGACTTATgcatttgaaatgtttcaatAAATACAAGTAACAGTAACTACAACTCTTTGATTAAGCAACATGGGTACCTTAATTtaaaagagaactgaaatacAGGATCAAAAGGCTGAATGACCTTTTTGACCACCTTTTGTCACTCGTTTCTAACTCATTTGTGGCCTTAAAATAATGGACAGATTCAAATCTAGATGAAAGACATGTTAAGACGTAACTGAATTCAGTCCATAGAGAATGAAGAAATAGTGCCTCACATCTGGAAATAATTTGGATTGCTCCCTTACTGATTATGTGTGACAAATCTAAGGCCTTGATAGGATTCATCAAAGAACACAATTGTGTCagtgaaacaaaaatttgagaCCATTTCActgtttggttatttttgtagAATATATTATATGACATGGTTGATAGGATCGGCACTTATTTAAGGATTGACTGTACATAGAAGCTCTTTAAGTCCTGATCTGTTTCCCAGCAGTTAGTGTCAGGTACAGTTGAAGTGCAACAAGTCCAATGCAGGAGGTGAAAGTTGTTTTTAATAGCAGCAAGCTCCAGGATTGGATTCCCATTACATGGCTCAAAacactgagaaaaaaacaaaacaaatggataATTCTCCTTAAATTAACACTTTAGACCTAAAAAgcagtatgcatactctctattctgttctctatacatttcctaattgctaacaaggagaatttgtttaacaatcaagagcttctttagttggtgatcatttcctttattctagtgaccttaatgtgtgattcagggaagATATTAGGAAAAATCAGATGCTAGTCAGTCTTAAGGGGCTCACAGGCTTATAATAAGatgtacaaaatgtagtttattttttaaatacattgaACAAGTGTTGTTTTAGAAACAGACCACAATGTATGCATATACACATCATGTCACCTTCAGTTGTACAGTGTACTTTTGAAGTTTCAGAAAGACAAAGCTCAATAACTAATAATTAACAActaaaattatgaataaataaataccagcaaataaacaaaataaatgcattAGGTAAAATATGAAAGAAGGAAAGCTCAAGGCTGTACTAAAGCAGAGAAGATACATTGTGAAGTGCAATAATCATAGATAAATGAttgtgattaagaaaaaaaattatgaaagtgaGCATATGTTATAACAAACACACACTAATACACACAGATGCTTACTCAATAAGAAGAGGCCTATAGCATGTTAGAGACATGAAAACCATAACTATTGGAAGGAAGGATTTCTGCAGATCTGTCCTGCTCCATAACCACACAAGAGCTGCTGTAGATATATGCTGAAtctgaaatgatgaaaaagtaCATACATTAGTTAATTGCTGCCATGAATGTACACACATGCAGAGACTCAAGAGATAATAAGTACCTTGTGTTTGAATACAATATGACCGTggttaaaatttcaagtcaatataaatcttaacactttaactcccagatcaaatttgtcattctcctcactgtcaaccacacaattcttgcaatgttagttcagagaatttagtattggatcaaattattatccccaaattaatatttttctttattctcatcacttatctagttgatattgcattgatgttgtaaggagaaattctgtcttggtcactcatgggatttaaagggtcaATTGTAGCTTCAGATGTTTgtgtgttatattttttttaacttacagcTTTGTTTCATAACACAACCCATTACATACAAGACTACTACAACTAAATACACATTGACATTGAGGAAAAAGTTATAGCATacatacaataaattaaaaatacataggaaaattaaatgcaaaaaaaagaaaaaaagaagaagtaaaCTGACTGGTAACACTacaaaaaacagaacaatgCAGCGTGGTTCTGAGTAAGATATTAAAATATTGTTATGGAAGACGGGAATAATTAGGATTTAACATAACTCATAAACCTGAAGGAACAGTTCCTTGACAGACTGAAGACAAATTTTAATCTATCTGCTCTATATTGTATTTAATggttagttttttcttttacaaagtcTGACCAAGTCCGACATGTCTGTATGTGTGTAGTTAATTAACCCTTACCAAGCTGACGTTAGCATCAAAACTCATTTGTATGTATTTCCAGTCAAATTCAACCCCTCTTGCGCCAACCCACAAGGGAAGGAGACGAGTCATCACAAGCTCAGCTGTAGCccaacctaaaaaaaaacaatcacaacaacaataataaatacataaatcaaagaaaaaaaagacccaAATCATGTTGTTTGACTGTGGATCCATACCACAATACTACAAGCACATGCATGTAACCTCCAAAACCAGTGCTACATGGATGTACATGTCATAATACCAAGACATTCTTCAATGAACAACTTTTATTAATAATTCTATGGTTGACCCTGTAGGTAAACAAAATCAAGGAAATGTAGTGCTCCCATTGGCTGTCTCAGCAGGTAAAGTGAGCCTACAATGTCTTAACTACTGCTTTGTTCTTTAAACTAAATCTTGCCTCAACCTGGTTTTTGCCATTCTTTAATGTGATCATGAATCAAACAAGCTTGATCATTTAAAAGCACTAGTAAGTGCTTTTGCTATTCTTTGTTTTCTGCCAAGTTCATAAAATGCAGAACATTTAACTCaacatttttaactttaacATGGCACATGGTCAATAccacaaattttaaattcttcataTTGAAATGCATACATGTACTGTAATAGCAACAGAAATATCTTGCACATGAATCTCAAAGATCGTTAATTCTCCAAATAAAAGCTGATATGTGCTGAATGTACTCCACATTGCCttataaaaatttaagaagatTCTACAACTTACCAACACCAGCCACTAAAACCTTCAATTCACCTTTGCCAGCAATTTTAGTCATAACTAAATGAAGGCCAACAAGATCTGCAAAGTCGACTGTGGATCTAAGAAATTCCTGAAAGAggaaatagaataaaaaagttAAGCTCTAATAACTGGAAATCTCTCCATTCAACCACtaacaaatatatatagctATAGCATTTCTTCTGTTTAATCAATTGATGTGATCACTTTAGGTTAAGTTAAATGACACTCAGTATAAATATTTCTTGTGTGCAAAGAATAGTTAAGCTATGTAAAATGATATGGTCAAAATTACACCTGTAGTAACAGGAAAATAGAAAGTTACAAAAGTGTAGTTCTTTATGTTTTGCAACTTATGCTTCTGATACATTTGAGCAAATCCTCTATAATGTTTCCTATACAGTACTATAGCATTAATGCTGACCTACCCCTATAAAGTCGATATGACCTGCAGAAACATCTGATGTGGGAAAGAAAGTTGCTAATACCaacatctgtaaaaaaaaaatagacagtcAGGAAATAATTATGACAGAAAAAGCCAGATTTACACATAcatgtagactgcagactgttCCATTCTTGTTCCCTTAATTGTTTATTGTTTGATTATGTCACTTTTATCCTGTCTCTGTTCTATCAACAGgtattttaaaccttttttattcctcttatttctttaaacttttctGGCTTGTCAAACTCCCACATTATACTGTTTCACAAAAAACTGGACACAGACTAGAATATGTTTTCACAACTTGAAAGCATGGAGCTTTTTGGTATAAAGACCaattaaggttaaaaaaaactaacactACAACTACAGTGTCAACTCATTCACAGAGACACTCTACTTCATGCCAAAATCTCTCAAAAAACACTGTTAGATTGACAAATTTTGAAACCCAAATACACCTCAAACTGTGCTGAATCCACTTGGGCATGACAGacaacattttaaattttgtggaTGCTAAGTGCATAAAATGTGCACAAATCTGGCAAGTTCATAAAGTCACTCAGAATTTCCTCAATCAGACAGcttaaatttaaaactgaatttttttattttaagaatattaaaaacaaaacaaattatagGTGaatctttaactcccaggagtgaccaagacagaacttctccttacaatatcaagcatacaactgatgagaatgaaaaaaaaaccactcagaggattattagttgacccaataccaaattctctaaaccaacATTATGAGACTTTTATGGTAGACAGCAAGgataattactaatgagatcttgtgaGTGAGGGTTAAGAACTGATATTAGGTCATACAACATCAAATCAATAGAAATTCCGAATCTCAAATTCATTTGAAGAATTTTCTTTCGATAAGATATCTCGATTTTCAATTGTCCTGTATAAGCACATACACGCAAACTGGCAAAACTAATTATAAGTCGCGTGATTTAAGTCTCGTCATCATGATCGAGAGGTGATGGCGCTCTCAGTGCATAAAATATCTCCTTgttacaacaaaattttatgTATAAATGAAGATTACCGATTTATAGCCACTGGTAAGCTAAATAAAGGTGTGCCATATTTTGACTGCTACTCACAtgtattaattaaattttaaaagcaaggTTGAATCATTCAACTCTAGAAGAATCGGTTTTTACCTTACAAAGTTGTGTTACGAGGTACGCAGCCCCAGCCTTCACACATCTCCAAAATGCACTGTACTCTGACCTTCAATAAGAAACAGTACAAGATAAAAACTGATCGTTCCAACAATCTCAAGAAACATGATAACTCAGTGTGAGATAAAAATTTTCGAATCGTTGAACACGCCAAATCATACACAAAACTCCACCAACTTACAGTCCAGAACACTTGTAGACAATAAAATAAGGAAAGTACGCTAAAGCCACACAATTTCCGAAATGAAATAAAGTCATTCTATCGGGAAAATAAAGGGAATCTCAAAAGTTCTTTCCTGACTAACAGTGAATTGTAAAATGGCTGCGAATAAAACTTGGTAGCCTCGCAAAGTAGCTTTGTAGCCTCGCACAAGTGGCTTTGTAACCTAGCAGCCACTGAAAGGCGcaagtttcaaaatttaacaGATTCGCAGGCGTCTTTTCGAAATTTGTATCAGttattgtttatcattttgGTTTCAGcttctcttattttcttgaaaaatagaGAAGATGCCGCGTAGAAAAAAGGCGAGAAAGAATCAAACTAGTCGTATGCGGCCGGTGCTTCCAGAGGGCGATCTCGACTCTTCAATGAGCATCGATGAACGCAAAGCAAAGTTGgatatttatttgaaagattTAAACATGCAAGGTACAGATATTGTAAAgctaactgttttattttttgacgAAAATGTGGTAAACTTACTTATAATTCAGCTTAAAACTATATTTTAATGATGTACATTACGGGAAACATTCTTTAAGGTACTTTGGACCACATATAAATGTTATAAGCTGAACGGCAAAATCACGGACAAACGTACCTCACAATCCTTTAAGTCCAAAATACAGTAGTTTAATCTTGTAGATCCTATAACTGAAAATTGTGGCTGCTGTCTTATTTGTAGTTCTTGAGAATTTTAAGAAAGATATTTAGcatttttatgtatattttgGTGGGGGATAGCTCCTttacttttaacttttaaattttaactttttataaattttagaTTTTAGTGAATTATGAATTTATCTGGTGATACCATGTATTAactcattttatcattttttcccctattattttaaattcccCAATTAGCTTTTTAAGTAAAAGACATGGACACTTAAATTAAGTTGTTATGTTATTTCAACTGAAACTTTTATAGAATCGAAGTGATCGCATTAATGACTATTAAACCGGCAATGTTATGGTGCTGGTGTGGCTTTCTAAAGTGAACGATACGTTTTCTGAAGCTAAGTTAAATTTTTGCCCAGTTTATATGTAAGAATCATAGCTGAAATAAGCTCCAGATTTCATTTTATATGtcttgaaaatataatttttttactcaaaCTTGCCACCATATATATGTCACTAAATCATAATTCTTCGGAATGTGTTCTGCCAATAAATGACTTGGACCTGATTGCAGTTTGTTGTATTATTTCCCATGCTTGTTCACATGTAGTTCAAGAGAGAGTGGAAAAGATGAAAGCCAGGGGTTATGACATGATCTGTAAAGTGAAAGGAGCTTTTTCTTTGGAGATCTTGAAACTTCCAAT
It encodes the following:
- the LOC131787247 gene encoding BOS complex subunit TMEM147, which codes for MTLFHFGNCVALAYFPYFIVYKCSGLSEYSAFWRCVKAGAAYLVTQLCKMLVLATFFPTSDVSAGHIDFIGEFLRSTVDFADLVGLHLVMTKIAGKGELKVLVAGVGWATAELVMTRLLPLWVGARGVEFDWKYIQMSFDANVSLIQHISTAALVWLWSRTDLQKSFLPIVMVFMSLTCYRPLLIDVLSHVMGIQSWSLLLLKTTFTSCIGLVALQLYLTLTAGKQIRT
- the LOC131787261 gene encoding ATP synthase-coupling factor 6, mitochondrial-like, whose translation is MAVAFRFTRQLSQTAGSLMASCRRNLGMASVLMAKADKSVDPIQKLFVEKLQEYKKKSAASGDELVDFTPDKKAKMEVEMDQIRKRFGGGNLEEFPKFDFDEASA